The following coding sequences are from one Bacillus kexueae window:
- the nth gene encoding endonuclease III has protein sequence MLNKKQIRECLDQMAEMFPDAHCELNHRNPFELVIAVALSAQCTDALVNKVTKDLFQKYTKPEDYLSVSLEELQQDIRSIGLYRNKAKNIQKLCRMLLDEFNGEVPKEREELVKLPGVGRKTANVVMSVAFNKPAIAVDTHVERVSKRLGICRYKDSVLEVEKTLMRKVPEEEWGITHHRLIFFGRYHCKAQSPKCLECPLLYLCREGKKRTKGMETVNAK, from the coding sequence ATGTTAAATAAAAAACAAATTCGAGAATGTTTAGACCAAATGGCAGAAATGTTTCCTGATGCCCATTGTGAACTGAATCACCGAAATCCATTTGAACTTGTGATTGCGGTTGCTCTTTCTGCCCAATGCACAGATGCACTCGTCAATAAAGTGACGAAAGATTTATTCCAAAAATACACAAAGCCAGAAGACTATTTGTCCGTATCATTAGAGGAATTACAACAAGATATCCGTTCCATTGGGTTATATCGGAATAAAGCAAAAAATATACAAAAGCTTTGTCGAATGTTACTTGATGAGTTCAACGGTGAAGTACCGAAAGAGCGAGAGGAGCTCGTCAAGTTACCAGGGGTCGGAAGAAAAACAGCAAATGTCGTGATGTCAGTAGCGTTTAATAAACCGGCAATTGCAGTCGACACTCATGTTGAACGGGTGAGTAAACGATTAGGGATATGTCGATATAAAGATAGCGTTTTAGAAGTTGAAAAGACGCTAATGAGGAAAGTGCCAGAAGAAGAGTGGGGAATTACTCACCATCGACTTATTTTCTTCGGTCGTTATCACTGTAAGGCTCAATCTCCAAAATGTTTAGAATGTCCCCTGTTATATTTGTGTAGGGAAGGGAAGAAGCGGACGAAAGGTATGGAGACAGTGAATGCAAAGTAA
- a CDS encoding DUF5590 domain-containing protein has product MNRKGIITLSIIIIITLITTTVALILRSALEHRTDGHAYAEQKAIENGIKNIEEVSTYRSDSVYYVVKGKNKNDEQVVAFVPKEEKEQVHIFLEKDGLTKEEVLELVHRYDEEKRPNEIISIQLGFDNSQTPKWDIPVWEVRYKDQKNRYTYFIVSFTDPKVYKSYSIQQ; this is encoded by the coding sequence ATGAATCGAAAAGGAATAATAACGTTAAGTATCATCATAATTATTACACTTATTACGACTACGGTTGCGCTCATTTTAAGGTCCGCGCTGGAACATAGAACGGACGGCCATGCATATGCAGAACAGAAAGCAATAGAAAACGGCATAAAAAATATTGAGGAAGTCTCGACTTATCGTAGCGACAGCGTTTATTATGTTGTAAAAGGAAAAAACAAAAATGATGAACAAGTGGTTGCTTTCGTGCCAAAAGAGGAAAAAGAGCAGGTTCACATTTTTTTAGAGAAAGATGGTTTGACAAAGGAAGAGGTATTAGAGCTTGTTCATCGATATGATGAAGAGAAAAGGCCAAACGAGATTATTTCCATTCAATTAGGCTTTGACAATTCGCAAACCCCAAAATGGGATATACCGGTTTGGGAGGTACGTTACAAGGACCAAAAAAACCGTTATACATATTTTATTGTGAGCTTTACAGATCCAAAAGTTTACAAATCCTATAGTATACAACAATAA
- a CDS encoding YppG family protein, which translates to MYPKQSNYYQRPIPYYPSAVSYQPLQQQVQPYWLQQNHMPNQMVYNPYPTPYPKASSFTPPQTSGMSSVMNSFKKTDGNLDFNKMVDTAGQLMGTMNQLSSLFKGVTSFIK; encoded by the coding sequence TTGTACCCAAAACAATCGAATTATTATCAGAGACCCATACCGTATTATCCTTCGGCGGTTTCTTATCAACCGCTTCAACAACAGGTTCAACCGTATTGGTTGCAACAAAACCATATGCCAAATCAAATGGTTTACAACCCATACCCAACGCCATATCCAAAAGCATCATCGTTCACGCCACCACAAACTAGCGGGATGAGTTCAGTGATGAATTCATTTAAGAAAACAGATGGAAATTTGGATTTTAATAAAATGGTTGATACTGCTGGTCAATTAATGGGTACGATGAATCAATTAAGCTCTTTATTTAAAGGTGTGACATCTTTCATAAAATAA
- a CDS encoding PBP1A family penicillin-binding protein produces the protein MSGEYKSREQRRKAQQSQKKKKKAKKSNVWKKIFIAIMVMGILGMIGGGVTVAYYVSDAPTFNEDQLKGNLSSKVFDMNGEQFYEIGTEKATYVPIDEIPDHIKNAFIATEDIRFYEHSGIDVIRFGGAVLANLQEGFGAEGASTITQQLVKLSFLTPEKTIKRKVQEAWLAIQIEQNYSKDQILEMYLNRIYYPGNYYGVARASEAFFGKEDLNDVTIGEAAMLAGMIKNPSRYNPRTNPEDAENRRNVVLMLMEQHGFISSQEAEEAKQIPITDSIVELKEKSNQYYAFIEEVIDEVREELDIDPSTSGLKIYTTLDQDAQSYVENLLNGDSLSFSEHMQAGVALLDTQTGEIRALGGGRNQPIGGFNYATDAKRQPGSTIKPVLDYGPAIEHLKWSTYEQINDEPYSYSDGSPINNWDNSYRGWMSMRDALAFSRNIPALKAMQAAGLDRAKAFAEGIGIELQEIYESYSIGGFGGKTVGVSPLEMAGAYSAFGNNGFYIEPHTVTKVELADGTVIELSPEPEEAMSDYTAFMITDMLKSVVQYGTGTRAKVSGLNIAGKTGTTNFTTNEKATYNVPKGGAKDSWFVGYTPKYTAAVWTGMETNDEKMYLDNKDQKLAKDIFKDIIVHVSKGDSSDFKQPKSVVKVAIEKGSNPAKLASEWTPSDQITYEYFVKGAQPTKVSDKYQKLEKPGDVKIAYNEETNDVTLSWNYSEEFMESTSFEVQMSVDEGPYEPVTTTKDFSFVVTGVKPGSVYKFQVFAVSDENSDNRSDPGAAMIEIPKLEEEEEDEENEPDEEDLEELLPPGLDENTEDKKDKKPKDSNSSNGSGNNENEQPVVEDGQPMDDL, from the coding sequence ATGAGTGGAGAATATAAATCGAGAGAACAACGAAGGAAAGCACAACAGTCTCAGAAGAAAAAGAAAAAAGCAAAAAAATCAAACGTGTGGAAAAAAATATTTATTGCGATAATGGTGATGGGAATTCTCGGTATGATTGGCGGAGGTGTCACTGTCGCCTATTATGTTTCCGATGCACCTACATTTAACGAAGATCAGTTAAAAGGAAATTTATCTTCAAAAGTATTTGATATGAATGGAGAACAGTTTTATGAAATCGGTACAGAAAAAGCAACTTACGTGCCGATTGATGAAATTCCAGATCATATTAAAAACGCTTTTATAGCAACGGAAGATATCCGATTTTATGAACATAGCGGAATTGATGTGATACGATTTGGAGGCGCAGTATTAGCTAACTTACAAGAAGGTTTTGGTGCTGAAGGAGCTAGTACGATTACACAACAACTTGTCAAACTATCGTTTTTAACACCAGAAAAAACGATAAAACGAAAAGTGCAAGAAGCGTGGCTAGCCATTCAAATCGAACAAAACTATTCCAAAGACCAAATCTTAGAAATGTATTTAAACCGAATTTATTATCCAGGAAATTACTATGGAGTTGCTCGTGCCTCAGAAGCTTTCTTTGGGAAAGAAGATCTTAATGATGTGACGATTGGCGAAGCTGCCATGTTGGCTGGTATGATAAAAAACCCAAGTCGATATAATCCAAGAACAAACCCTGAAGATGCTGAAAATAGACGGAATGTGGTTTTAATGCTTATGGAGCAACACGGATTTATTTCTTCTCAAGAAGCGGAAGAAGCTAAACAAATTCCTATTACGGACTCAATTGTAGAACTGAAAGAAAAGTCTAACCAATACTATGCTTTTATTGAAGAAGTCATTGATGAAGTTCGGGAAGAACTAGACATTGATCCCAGCACTTCCGGTTTAAAGATTTATACGACTCTGGACCAAGATGCTCAAAGTTATGTCGAAAATTTATTAAATGGTGATTCATTATCATTTTCAGAACATATGCAAGCAGGTGTTGCGCTCCTTGATACACAAACCGGAGAAATTCGCGCCCTTGGTGGAGGCCGAAATCAACCAATTGGTGGATTCAACTACGCCACTGATGCGAAAAGACAGCCGGGCTCAACAATCAAACCTGTGTTGGACTACGGTCCTGCGATTGAACATTTAAAGTGGTCAACGTACGAACAAATTAATGACGAACCATATTCCTATTCCGACGGATCACCAATTAACAACTGGGATAATAGCTATCGCGGTTGGATGTCGATGCGTGATGCCTTAGCCTTTTCCCGAAATATTCCTGCCTTAAAGGCGATGCAAGCAGCAGGACTTGATCGAGCAAAAGCCTTTGCAGAAGGAATCGGCATTGAGCTACAGGAAATTTATGAATCCTACTCGATTGGTGGATTTGGAGGCAAAACGGTCGGTGTATCTCCGTTAGAAATGGCGGGGGCATACAGTGCGTTCGGTAACAATGGCTTTTACATTGAACCTCATACCGTTACAAAAGTAGAGCTAGCAGATGGAACAGTTATTGAACTTTCACCTGAACCTGAAGAAGCGATGAGTGATTATACAGCATTCATGATTACCGATATGCTAAAATCCGTCGTGCAATATGGAACAGGTACGAGAGCGAAAGTTTCTGGTTTAAACATTGCCGGTAAGACTGGGACAACAAACTTTACAACAAATGAAAAAGCAACCTATAACGTTCCTAAAGGTGGTGCAAAGGATAGCTGGTTTGTCGGCTATACACCAAAGTATACAGCAGCTGTTTGGACTGGAATGGAAACGAACGATGAAAAAATGTATTTGGATAATAAAGACCAAAAACTTGCAAAAGATATCTTTAAAGATATTATCGTTCATGTATCAAAAGGAGACTCTTCAGATTTTAAACAACCGAAAAGTGTTGTAAAAGTTGCTATTGAAAAAGGTTCGAATCCAGCAAAGTTAGCAAGCGAATGGACACCTTCTGACCAAATCACATATGAATACTTCGTAAAAGGTGCTCAACCGACGAAAGTCTCAGATAAATATCAAAAGCTTGAGAAACCTGGCGACGTAAAAATTGCTTATAACGAAGAAACAAACGATGTTACCTTATCGTGGAATTATTCAGAAGAATTTATGGAATCTACATCATTTGAAGTGCAAATGTCAGTAGATGAAGGGCCATACGAACCAGTTACGACAACAAAGGATTTTTCATTTGTCGTAACTGGCGTAAAACCAGGCTCTGTTTATAAATTCCAAGTATTTGCCGTTAGCGATGAAAATAGTGATAACCGTAGTGATCCTGGCGCTGCCATGATTGAGATTCCAAAGCTAGAAGAGGAAGAAGAAGACGAAGAAAATGAACCAGATGAAGAAGATTTAGAAGAGTTATTACCACCTGGTTTAGATGAAAACACCGAAGACAAAAAAGACAAGAAACCAAAAGACTCTAATTCTTCAAACGGTAGTGGAAATAATGAGAACGAACAACCAGTAGTCGAAGATGGACAACCTATGGACGATCTTTAA
- the recU gene encoding Holliday junction resolvase RecU gives MIFNYPNGKPYRKQEVQKKAPAKKKEIQYSNRGMTLEADLNETNEYYRERGIAVIHKKPTPVQIVSVDYPKRSAAVIKEAYFKQASTTDYNGVYKGKYIDFEAKETRYTSSFPLQNIHEHQISHMEAVMKQEGICFLIIRFTNSEEIFLLDAKRVLEFWNRKEQGGRKSIAKSEIETFGHQIPLGYQPRIDYIKIIDKLYFK, from the coding sequence TTGATTTTCAACTATCCAAATGGCAAGCCTTATCGGAAACAAGAAGTACAGAAGAAGGCTCCAGCTAAGAAAAAAGAAATTCAATACAGTAATCGTGGGATGACCCTCGAAGCGGACTTAAATGAAACGAATGAATATTATCGTGAAAGAGGTATAGCTGTCATACATAAAAAGCCAACTCCTGTGCAAATTGTTTCGGTAGATTATCCGAAACGAAGTGCTGCAGTCATTAAAGAAGCATACTTTAAACAAGCTTCAACAACTGACTATAACGGAGTTTATAAAGGAAAGTATATTGATTTTGAAGCGAAAGAAACACGGTATACTTCATCTTTTCCGCTACAAAATATTCATGAACACCAAATTTCTCATATGGAAGCTGTCATGAAACAAGAAGGCATTTGCTTCTTAATCATACGGTTTACCAATTCTGAAGAAATATTCTTATTAGATGCGAAAAGAGTATTGGAATTTTGGAATCGCAAGGAACAAGGAGGCCGTAAATCCATTGCAAAAAGTGAAATTGAAACATTCGGTCACCAAATTCCTCTTGGCTATCAACCTCGAATTGATTATATTAAAATAATAGACAAATTGTATTTTAAATAA
- a CDS encoding pyridoxal phosphate-dependent aminotransferase, producing the protein MKLAKRVSTLTPSTTLAITAKAKQLKAEGHDVIGLGAGEPDFNTPKHIIEEAYKAMEEGHTKYTPSGGLVSLKEAIIEKFQVDQQITYRPSEIIVCSGAKHALYTLFQVLLDEGDEVIIPTPYWVSYPEQVKLAGGTPKFIEGQESNSFKITPDQLKEAITDRTKAVIINSPSNPTGMLYSADELRALGDICLEYDILIVSDEIYEKLIYGENKHVSIAQLSPALKEQTIIINGVSKSHSMTGWRIGYAAGNETIIKAMTNLASHSTSNPTSIAQFATIAAYKGSQQPVEEMRQAFESRLNTIYEQLVQIPGFSCIKPQGAFYLFPNVKEAATLTGFNHVDEFAKALLEEEKVAIVPGSGFGAPDNVRLSYATSLELLEEAVSRMKRFVEKKITH; encoded by the coding sequence ATGAAATTAGCAAAACGTGTTTCAACGCTTACACCGTCTACCACTTTAGCCATTACAGCTAAAGCTAAACAATTAAAAGCGGAAGGTCATGATGTCATTGGATTAGGGGCAGGAGAACCAGACTTTAATACGCCAAAACATATTATTGAGGAGGCGTATAAAGCAATGGAAGAAGGACATACGAAATATACGCCGTCTGGTGGCTTAGTGTCTTTGAAAGAAGCAATCATTGAAAAATTTCAAGTTGACCAGCAAATTACGTATCGTCCATCTGAAATTATAGTTTGTTCAGGTGCGAAACATGCCCTCTATACTTTATTCCAAGTGTTGTTAGATGAGGGGGATGAAGTAATTATCCCAACACCATATTGGGTAAGCTATCCAGAACAAGTTAAATTAGCTGGTGGTACACCGAAGTTTATCGAAGGTCAAGAATCCAATTCGTTTAAAATTACACCTGATCAGTTAAAAGAAGCGATTACGGATCGAACGAAAGCGGTCATTATAAACTCACCGAGCAACCCTACCGGAATGCTTTACTCAGCTGATGAGTTAAGAGCATTAGGAGACATTTGCCTAGAGTATGACATTTTAATCGTGTCAGATGAAATTTATGAGAAGTTAATTTACGGTGAAAATAAACACGTCTCCATTGCTCAGCTATCACCTGCGTTAAAAGAGCAAACAATTATTATCAATGGTGTGTCAAAATCCCATTCAATGACTGGTTGGCGTATTGGTTACGCAGCGGGAAATGAGACGATTATTAAAGCAATGACAAATTTAGCAAGTCATAGTACATCCAATCCTACGTCGATAGCACAGTTTGCAACGATTGCAGCATATAAGGGTTCGCAACAACCAGTTGAAGAAATGCGCCAAGCATTCGAGTCAAGATTAAATACCATTTATGAACAATTAGTTCAAATTCCTGGCTTCAGTTGCATTAAACCTCAAGGGGCATTTTATCTTTTCCCAAATGTAAAAGAGGCTGCAACGTTAACAGGATTTAACCATGTAGATGAATTTGCAAAAGCGTTGTTAGAGGAAGAAAAAGTGGCGATTGTACCAGGTTCCGGTTTTGGGGCACCAGACAATGTACGATTGTCTTATGCAACTTCTCTGGAGCTCTTGGAAGAAGCCGTTAGCCGTATGAAACGATTCGTTGAAAAGAAAATAACTCATTAA
- a CDS encoding DUF2515 family protein, whose protein sequence is MNERLMIRRIQHEMESCNIDNISRTISYAKFYERNPEIKWAFLASMVSRNAGWCMTDLLGTWCQKALSDEFRYWLFLTYEKANWLIFRDAFPQLLIYELSKKKGKPLFHLVEAFSVSSFMKREWEIFFKNRNEKRLLLSLIINEQHLIQLPVIEDRYFNKYVFKSFPYRFQDLFHFNTVLFPTLDGQLYGCTVKGFRKVHARIQLGKCLAAILFHPLYYEKFHLFSNIVPHTGSRYDFERYLPIHKTRETPFLRTAYPIVSHHIDERESNWFHGQRLNHFYGVVKTPKQVHLTDWYLKKQEQLRVICLVEEYLKGRKG, encoded by the coding sequence ATGAATGAACGACTGATGATTCGTCGCATTCAACATGAAATGGAATCATGTAATATCGATAATATTTCTAGAACGATTAGTTATGCAAAATTTTATGAACGGAACCCAGAAATTAAGTGGGCCTTTTTAGCAAGCATGGTATCAAGAAATGCAGGCTGGTGTATGACAGACTTGCTTGGAACATGGTGCCAAAAAGCATTAAGCGATGAATTTCGCTACTGGCTCTTTTTAACATACGAAAAAGCAAATTGGCTTATTTTTCGCGATGCATTTCCTCAATTGCTTATTTATGAACTATCTAAAAAGAAAGGAAAACCTTTATTTCATCTAGTAGAAGCTTTTTCCGTCTCTTCTTTTATGAAAAGGGAATGGGAAATATTTTTCAAGAATCGAAATGAAAAACGTTTATTACTTTCCCTCATTATTAACGAACAGCATTTAATCCAACTTCCAGTTATTGAAGATCGATACTTTAACAAATATGTATTTAAAAGCTTTCCCTACCGATTTCAAGATTTATTTCATTTTAATACAGTACTATTTCCCACTTTAGATGGACAATTGTATGGATGTACCGTTAAGGGATTCCGAAAGGTTCATGCTCGAATTCAATTAGGAAAATGCTTAGCGGCCATTCTGTTCCACCCGCTATATTATGAAAAGTTCCACTTATTTTCAAATATTGTACCACATACAGGGTCTCGGTATGATTTCGAAAGATATTTACCCATTCATAAAACACGAGAAACACCTTTTTTGCGGACTGCTTACCCAATTGTTTCTCATCATATAGACGAACGAGAAAGCAATTGGTTTCATGGACAACGACTAAACCATTTTTATGGAGTGGTAAAAACTCCAAAGCAAGTCCATTTAACCGATTGGTATTTGAAAAAACAAGAGCAATTGAGAGTCATTTGTTTAGTTGAGGAATATTTAAAAGGGAGGAAAGGGTAA
- a CDS encoding YpoC family protein, with amino-acid sequence MQSKVLLKVPSSYLANSYLIREDEIELDLRLSFSERIRSFPFFYDLLYRIEDGGKKEAPWIFWEENIHSVLGCWKEVERDIQESFQSKDKSLINKKMVEGISLFLVTLHWLNESPVKSLEIPTSYPFQFKPVNVEERLLFCMSHITLFHSYRQLKELFSELEKIYYKKRVIQKKKT; translated from the coding sequence ATGCAAAGTAAAGTGCTTTTGAAAGTTCCTTCTTCATATTTAGCGAACTCATATCTCATACGTGAAGACGAGATTGAGTTGGACCTTCGCTTGTCCTTTTCTGAACGAATTCGCTCATTTCCTTTCTTTTATGATCTCTTATATAGAATAGAGGATGGAGGCAAAAAGGAAGCACCTTGGATTTTTTGGGAAGAAAATATACATTCAGTTCTTGGTTGTTGGAAAGAGGTTGAGCGAGACATACAGGAGAGCTTCCAATCTAAAGACAAAAGTTTAATTAACAAGAAGATGGTTGAAGGGATTAGTTTATTTCTTGTAACGCTTCACTGGTTAAATGAGAGTCCAGTGAAGTCATTGGAAATTCCGACCTCGTATCCTTTCCAATTTAAGCCAGTGAATGTAGAAGAACGGTTATTATTTTGTATGAGCCATATCACTCTTTTCCATAGCTATCGACAGTTGAAGGAATTGTTTTCCGAATTAGAAAAGATCTACTACAAAAAAAGAGTCATTCAAAAGAAAAAGACATGA
- the yppF gene encoding YppF family protein, producing the protein MNFTLLKEKFKFENNYDASSRNELLVYAKKLYLQNEMNICEYRELMKVLDSEGQSAG; encoded by the coding sequence ATGAACTTTACATTATTAAAAGAAAAGTTTAAGTTTGAAAACAACTATGATGCATCATCACGAAATGAGTTACTCGTTTATGCCAAAAAGCTTTATTTACAGAATGAAATGAACATTTGCGAGTACCGAGAACTAATGAAAGTGCTGGATAGCGAGGGACAATCTGCAGGATAA
- a CDS encoding YpmA family protein → MESKIEIISSVTVDHSSDLYKMVDLLNRTLKRENLMFGLALDKENPNKAVFTIYRT, encoded by the coding sequence GTGGAAAGTAAGATTGAAATTATTTCTTCTGTGACGGTAGACCATTCAAGTGATCTTTATAAAATGGTTGATTTATTAAACCGTACACTAAAAAGAGAAAATTTAATGTTCGGCCTTGCATTAGATAAGGAAAATCCCAACAAAGCAGTTTTTACGATTTACCGAACATAA
- a CDS encoding YppE family protein: MHEHSIIPLTIWLLDKVEESKLRFEHTKREEKSFSFYEEVKPYCDEVHQTLQEWEVLAYQFIKQYHPKYVTKTQIEMCKEHIEQISVQSFYYQTSLKRFKDATQSAIFILETLIERAKEKEPTGK, translated from the coding sequence GTGCACGAACATTCCATTATCCCACTGACTATTTGGTTATTAGACAAAGTAGAGGAAAGTAAATTACGATTTGAACATACGAAACGAGAAGAGAAATCTTTTTCGTTTTATGAAGAAGTGAAGCCTTATTGTGACGAAGTTCATCAAACGTTACAGGAATGGGAAGTATTAGCTTATCAATTTATTAAGCAGTATCATCCGAAGTATGTGACAAAAACACAAATTGAAATGTGTAAAGAGCATATCGAACAAATATCCGTTCAATCTTTTTATTACCAAACCAGTTTAAAGCGGTTTAAGGATGCGACACAATCAGCCATTTTTATATTAGAAACTCTTATAGAAAGAGCAAAAGAGAAAGAGCCGACCGGTAAGTAG
- a CDS encoding phage holin family protein, producing MVDELFNQVAVHPQLMIVVPALMVLGLAMKSTPFIDSWMIGWFIIFAGVLASVFTIGFSINGIANGIIAGGAAITSHQMIKQTVFGRKKDDCE from the coding sequence ATGGTTGATGAACTTTTTAATCAAGTTGCGGTCCATCCACAATTGATGATCGTTGTTCCTGCGTTAATGGTTTTAGGGTTAGCCATGAAAAGTACTCCATTCATCGATAGTTGGATGATCGGCTGGTTTATTATATTTGCCGGTGTGTTAGCAAGTGTATTTACGATCGGTTTTTCCATAAATGGTATCGCCAACGGTATTATAGCCGGAGGCGCTGCGATTACGTCACATCAAATGATCAAACAAACAGTTTTCGGTAGGAAGAAAGACGATTGTGAATAA
- a CDS encoding DnaD domain-containing protein, which produces MKKEEFVAYQEQGTVSIPNALLWNYHKIGLNEQELAILLLVHSYLIKGKLFPTPTEIAEHMSISTEECTNLLRRLLQRNYIFIEELEENAIIFEKYSLRPLWEKVYDFLQKENKPVQQPVTEKNLYSIFEQEFGRPLSPFECETLSIWLDQDHHDPDIIMAALREAVMSGKLNFRYIDRILFEWKKNGIKTIEQARKHSKKFRESMNRKTTQNQANSDYKRIVPFYNWLEGE; this is translated from the coding sequence ATGAAAAAAGAGGAGTTTGTTGCCTATCAGGAGCAAGGAACGGTATCCATTCCGAATGCCTTGCTATGGAATTATCATAAAATTGGACTGAATGAACAGGAGTTAGCGATTTTATTATTAGTTCATTCTTATTTAATCAAGGGAAAACTATTTCCTACACCAACTGAAATTGCTGAACATATGTCAATTTCGACGGAAGAATGTACAAATCTTCTAAGAAGATTGTTACAACGAAATTATATTTTTATTGAAGAACTAGAAGAGAATGCTATTATTTTTGAAAAATACTCATTGCGTCCGCTATGGGAGAAGGTCTATGACTTCCTTCAAAAAGAGAATAAACCAGTTCAACAACCTGTAACCGAGAAGAACTTATATTCTATCTTTGAACAAGAATTTGGGCGTCCGCTTTCTCCTTTTGAATGTGAAACATTGTCCATTTGGTTGGACCAAGATCATCATGACCCAGACATCATAATGGCAGCTTTAAGGGAAGCAGTTATGAGTGGCAAATTAAACTTCCGATACATTGATCGAATTTTGTTTGAATGGAAAAAGAATGGGATTAAAACGATTGAGCAAGCTAGAAAGCATTCAAAAAAGTTCCGAGAGTCAATGAATCGTAAAACAACACAAAATCAAGCTAATTCTGACTATAAACGTATTGTTCCATTTTATAATTGGTTAGAAGGGGAGTGA
- the asnS gene encoding asparagine--tRNA ligase: MKTTISQVHKYVGQEVTIGAWLANKRSSGKIAFLQLRDGTGFIQGVVVKAEVEEEVFQKAKSITQETSLYVKGVIREDERSPFGYELGVTGIEVIHEAVDYPITPKEHGTEFLMDHRHLWLRSKRQHAVMKIRNEIIRATYEFFNEQGFVKVDPPILTGSAPEGTTELFHTKYFDEDAYLSQSGQLYMEAAAMALGKVFSFGPTFRAEKSKTRRHLIEFWMIEPEMAFYEFEDNLKVQEEYVSHIVQSVLKNCALELKVLGRDTSALEKISAPFPRITYDDAIKLLHEKGFDDIQWGDDFGAPHETAIAESFDKPVFITHYPTSLKPFYMQPDPNRDDVVLCADLIAPEGYGEIIGGSERIHDFDLLKQRLEEHDLDEEAYKWYLELRQYGSVPHSGFGLGLERTVAWISGVEHVRETIPFPRLLNRLYP; encoded by the coding sequence GTGAAAACAACGATTTCTCAAGTACATAAATACGTTGGACAAGAAGTCACGATTGGCGCTTGGCTAGCGAATAAGCGTTCTAGTGGAAAAATTGCGTTTTTACAACTTCGTGATGGAACAGGGTTTATTCAAGGCGTAGTTGTGAAAGCTGAAGTGGAAGAAGAAGTTTTCCAAAAGGCAAAGTCAATTACGCAAGAAACATCTTTGTATGTAAAGGGAGTAATCAGAGAAGACGAACGTTCTCCATTCGGTTACGAGCTAGGGGTAACAGGAATTGAAGTCATTCATGAAGCAGTTGATTATCCTATTACTCCAAAAGAACATGGAACTGAATTTTTAATGGATCATCGCCATTTATGGCTCCGTTCTAAGCGTCAACACGCTGTTATGAAGATCCGTAACGAAATTATTCGAGCAACGTATGAGTTCTTCAATGAACAAGGTTTTGTAAAGGTTGATCCACCAATCTTAACAGGAAGTGCACCGGAAGGAACGACTGAGCTTTTCCATACGAAATATTTCGATGAAGATGCTTATTTATCACAAAGTGGTCAGCTTTATATGGAAGCAGCTGCAATGGCTTTAGGAAAAGTATTCTCGTTCGGCCCAACATTCCGTGCTGAAAAGTCGAAAACACGCCGTCATTTAATTGAATTCTGGATGATTGAACCAGAGATGGCATTTTATGAATTTGAAGACAACTTAAAAGTACAAGAGGAGTATGTGTCACACATCGTTCAATCTGTACTGAAAAATTGTGCGCTTGAGCTGAAAGTGCTTGGAAGAGATACATCCGCTCTTGAAAAGATTTCTGCTCCATTCCCTCGTATTACGTATGATGATGCAATTAAGTTGCTTCATGAAAAAGGGTTTGACGACATTCAGTGGGGAGATGATTTTGGTGCTCCACATGAGACTGCGATTGCGGAATCTTTTGATAAACCAGTATTTATTACGCACTATCCAACGTCATTAAAACCGTTCTATATGCAGCCAGATCCGAATCGCGATGATGTCGTTTTATGTGCCGATTTAATTGCCCCTGAAGGCTATGGAGAAATTATCGGTGGATCTGAACGTATTCATGATTTTGATTTACTTAAACAACGATTAGAAGAGCATGATTTAGATGAAGAAGCCTATAAATGGTATTTAGAGCTTCGTCAATACGGTTCTGTTCCACATTCAGGGTTTGGATTAGGCCTTGAGCGTACAGTTGCATGGATTAGTGGTGTCGAGCACGTCCGTGAAACCATTCCATTCCCACGTCTATTAAATCGCTTATATCCATAA